The sequence TCCTGCCCCACGATCGAGACCGCGAGGTGCGTGAGCCGCCCGCGGAGTGGCTACGTTTCGTGGCTGGAGACCCCTTCTGCAGGCCGGCGCACGCTAATGACCGACCCCCATCGATGTCAAGGCGCGGCTCGCCCTGGACGTGTTTTTCTGCTCTTGCGACGTTTCCACACCGCCATCTGGGCGGCGTGAAATCCAGCAAACTGACGCACTGCGCCCGCAGCTCGTGCGTTCTTCTTGGAACCTTGCGGGACTTCCTTTACGCTCCCGGCCGCCTCGCGTGCTTCGCACCGCGATGTTCACGAAGGCTCATGGGAGGAATTGCGCGTGTTCTGTCCGAACTGTGGGACGCAAAATACCGAGCAGGCGACGACTTGCACGAAGTGTGGCTTCAACTTGAAAGGAGCCGCCGCGCCGAAGTTCAAGGGGACGATGCTGATGAGCCAGCAGCCGCCGACGGCGCCGGCATCGCCGCTGGCCCCGTTGCCTGCGCCGCCGCCGCCGCCCATGGCGGGCGCGCCACCGGCGCCACCGATGGCGGCCGCGCCGCCACCGCCCATGGCAGGTTTCGAGGGCCAAGGTCTTGCCGGAACCGTCGTCGGCGTGCCTCCCGCTGGACTTGGGCCAACCGCGGCACCGAGCCCCTTGGCTGCTCCACCGCCGCCTCCGGGATACCCGCCCGTGGGTGGCGCAGCTCCGCCGCCGTTTGAACCATCGCCCGGCCTCGGAAGCACCGTCGCGTTCGACCACGTGCCCGGCATGCCACTTCCCGGCCCCGGTGCACCGCCAGGCGCATCGCCAGGTTTGCCCTCGCCAGGCGCATTTCCTCCGCCAGGTGGTCCGCCGCCCGGTGGTGGGTTTGGCGCGGCACCTCCTGGAGGTCCTGCTGGCCAATACGGCGCTCCGCCCCCGGCAGGCGGTCCCGGTGGTGCTCCTGGCGGCTACGGTGCCCCGCCTCCGGCTGGGCAATACGGTGCACCTCCCCCAGGCGGCCAGTTCGGTGGTGCGCCTCCTGGTGGGCAATTCGGTGGCGCGCCTCCTGGTGGCCCGGGCGGACAATACGGCGCGCCTCCTCAAGGCGGGCAATACGGCGCTCCCCCGCAAGGCGGCATGATGCAGCCCTACGGCGGCGGCGGCATGGGTGCTCCGATGGGTGGACCCATGGGCGGCGGCATGATGATGGGCGGCCAAGGCGGCGGCATGCAGGGTCCTAGGGGACAAACCCGCAACCCGACCACCGCGCTGCTCGGTACGCTCTTTTGCTGCGGCATGTACCACCTCTTCGGCGGTTACGGCATGCTCAACGAGCTCAAGGAGTACACCAAGGACGAGTCGCTCCAGCCGTGGCACCTGTTCATACCGATTCTGAACCTGCTCATGATCCTGAAGCTCCCCGACATCGTTACGCGGGCGAAGCAAACGGCAGGCTCGCGCAATCCGCAATCGGCGGGCCTGGTGCTCTACCTGTTCCTCTTCCCGTTCGCGCTGGCCAAGGACCTCAATCAGGTCTGGGATCCCAGCTCGGAAGGGTGATCTCTCCTCCCACGACCTCGCCTGCTCTTCGGGCAAACTCGACCCCGTTGCGCCGCGCCGGAGGCGTTGCCCTCGTCGCGTGCGCGTTTGTCCTCGCCTTCGTTTTACGCATCCCCCTCTGCCCATTCGCCATCGTCACTCGACACCCCTGCCCCGGATGCGGTCTCACGCGCGCCGGCGTCGCGCTCCTCCAAGGACACCTCCATGACGCCATGCGCCTGCATCCTCTCGTCATCCCCATCGTCCCGATCGTCGGACTCGTCGTCCTCCAAGGCACCTACAACTACGTCCGCCACGGCCGCTGGTACACGTTCGCATTCGTTCAAAGTCGTACGATCACGATTGGCACGATCATTCTCGGCGTAGCGCTCATCGCCGTATGGATCGCGCGGTTCTTCGGCGCCTTCGGTGGCCCCGTCGCCGTCTAGTCAAGCAAGCCCGCGACAGCCGCCAGCACGTCAAAGCGAAGTCGGACGAATTTTCGCACGCACGCCACTGCGAACGATGGCGCTGGAACGTCGCGCACGCGCGCGAAGTGAACGCGCGCTCGGCCGCGTCGAGCTCACTGGCTCCATCTCGAAAAACGGTTTGTCCTCAAATAGAAATCGATGATGCGCACGTTCGAGCGCTTCGCCAAGGACGTCGAGAGCTTCATCGGTGAGCGTGCGTTTCAGCTTCGGAAACACAGCGTCTTCTTCCGCATCGGCATGCTGTGCAAAACGCTCCGAGAGGGTCGCGACGTGATCGCGGAATTGCGGATCCGACGGACTCGTCTCACCGAGCAGGCGCAGCGCAGAGAGAATGCCCGCGCGCTGCTCACCCGCCACCTCCGCACGACCATCACCGCGCAACTTGCTCGCACACGCAACATAGACGTACGCCTCTTCAATGCGCACATGCGCTTCGACGGCGCGAAGCACCGCTTCGATCGTCGCGTCGTTCTCTTCGCCAGACGCTTCCACTGCCAAACGATCGAGAAGCTCGGTCACTTCGCGATGCTGTTGCTCCAAGAGATCGAGTGCATCCATGGGCCCTCCCGTGGCTGCTCCGCCCCCATCGAGCACGGAATCGATGACATGAGCGAAAGCAGCGCAGCCGCCCTCGCGTGGCAAAGACCGGGCCGTAGCTTTCAGCGCGCGGCCATCTCGCCCGACACGGACATGCGAGCCTTCCTTCGACCTGCCCCCGCAAGCGCAGCTCGCATCTCGGCCGCATTGGCAAAACGCGCATCGGGATGCTTGGCCAACGCCCGCTCGATGAGCAAGTCGAGCGCCCGAGGTACGTTCCGGCGCTCCACACGAAGCGGAATCGGCGAACGCCTCAAGAGCGCCACCGTCATATCCACCGGCGCCTCACCTCGGAATGGGAGCTTGCCCGACAGCGCAAAGTAAAGCAGCACCGCCGCGACGAACAAATCACTACGCGTCGTGATCGCTCGACCACGCGTCATCTGCTCGGGCGACATGAACCCCATCGTCCCCACGAGCGCTCCGCGACTGTCCACCGTCACGCCATCACCCGTGTCCACACCCGGTTCGTGAGCAAACCCGAAATCGAGCAGCACCACGCGATCGCTTCCATCCGGGTTTGGTTCGACGAACACATTCTCCGGCGTCAGGTCACGATGCACGATGCCCGCCGCATGAACCGCATCCAGCCCCGCGAGCACTTGATCGACGATGTCGATCGCTCGAGCCATCGGAAGCGGTCCGTCTTGACGAACCATCGCGCCTAGCGTGCGCCCTTGGTACAGCTCCATGAGCGCATACGGACGCCCATCCGAAAGACGCCCGTGCCCAAGCACCGGTGCCACGTTCGGATGCGCTACACGTGCCGCAAACGTGATCTCACGCCAGAACCGCCCCACCGTCCCCGCATCCGCGGCACAGTGCGGCCGAATCGTTTTGAGCGCAAAACGTTTGCCCGAGTGAGCATCGCGCACCCGGTACACGATGCCCATACCACCCACCCCCACAACGCCCTCGAAAACCAGGCCCGAAGCATCAGGTACGGCGATCCCCTGATACTCGCTACAGGCCTCTCCTGATGATTGCGTGCGGAACTTCATGATCGGTCGCCCAGTCATTTCCGCACGCCACGGGTCGGGACGCACCCGATTTCTTCGTCATATTCGCGCTGGCAACTCCGCGTTTCGACGCTCGTTCGACCACAGCGCACGTCGCATCGACCAAGCCAACGTGACGTAACAAGAGCAGTCGCAAGTGCGACCATCCACCGTCATGAACGTGACGCTGTGATGCATCGTGGACATCACGACGAGCAATCGTTTCGTTACGAACGTACGCGTATCGAGCAACATCACGTCGTGAATCTTCGTCTCACAAAGCTCACTGGCCACGATGGTTTGTCTCGACAATCACGTCCAATGCACCGCGTTTGCGATCACCACGAGACCGACTCTCTTCAGCGCCTTCTGAAAAATTCTCGCGTGACTCGACGAAAGTGATTGCCCTTGCCGGCCATCAAGACGACGGCGATCATGCCTCGTTGGGCCCCTTCACCTGACTTTGGCGAGGGAACATGTCGGATCACGACTTCTCGCTGGCGTGCGAAGCGATCGCTGGAGCCGGCAACCCATGGCAGCACCTGCGCGTCGTGCACTTCCGCGGACGCGAAGCCATTTCGGAGCCGTTCCGCTACGACATCACGCTGCTCGCCAAAGGTTCGGCTGGTGAAATGGATCCCCGAGATCTCGTCGGCAAGCGAGCGTCGCTACGTATCGCGACGTTGTCCGTCCCGACATGGAAGATCGTGCACGGCATCGTCGAAGAAGCCGAAGACCTGTACGACGTACCCGAAGGCACGCTCGTTCGCATCGTCCTCGCGCCGCCTTGGGCGCGTGCGATGCATCGGCAAAGGTGCCGGGTTTTTCTTAATAAAACCCTGCGACGCATCATCACCAACGTCCTCGAAGGCGATCCGCTCGTCGAGCGCAGCGACGACGACGTCGAGCCCGACGATGGAGCGCCAACCTATACGCCAGCACGTGAACGTTTCACCTGGCGCGTTCACGACACCTCACGCATCGACAACGTCCGCGCGCGTCCGTTTGTCGTGCAGTACAACGAGAGCGACTTCGCGTTCGTCTCGCGACTGCTCGAGGAAGAAGGCATCGGGTACCACTTCGAACACGGCAGCGACACGTGCCTGCTCGTGCTCACCGATCACGATGGCGGCCGCGCGCGGCTCGTGCCCGACGCACCTCTTGGCGCAGCAGTCCCTGGCCGAAAAATGGACGCCGTGCGTCTGGGCGCACGACTGCGCCCAACGAAGGTCATCCTCGATGATCACGACTGGAGAAAACCGGACCTCGACATGACCACGGACGCAGGCGACGCCGCAGGCGAGCTTGCCGAGTACCACTACCCTGGGAGCTACTTCGACGCGCCTCTGCAAGGCAAACCGGTCGCTCTTGCACGCGTCGATCGTTACGGAATCGAAGCAAAGTACGGCGTCGCTTCAGGCTCGGTTCGACTGCTCTCCGCAGGCTCCGTGTTCAAGCTCCTGCACGACGTGCACGATGGCGAGTACCTCGTCACGTCCGTCGACGTGCGCGGCGAGCAGCAAGGCGTGGTCTCGCAGCCCTCCGGAGGCCAATTCGTTCCATGGACAGCGCACTTCGAGCTTGCGCGACGTGGCGCAGGATCCGCCGTCGAAGACTCGCGCTTCCGTCCCGCTCGCCTCACGTCGAAGCCACGCATCAAAGGTGTGCAAACGGCGGTCGTCACCGCGGATCCGGGTTCTGCCGGCGCCGAGATCAATGTCGGCGGTCCCGATGGAATCAACATTGGATGCGTGCGCGTGCGGTTCCGCTGGGATGGCGACGCAGCGCGCCTCGCGAGCGAGCCATCGAGCTGTTGGGTGCGCGTGAGCCAAGTGTTCGCCGGTGCTGGCCAAGGCGCGGTGTTTCATCCGCGCGTGGGCGACGAAGTGCTCGTCGACTTCGACGATGGCGATCCCGACAGGCCCGTCGTCGTCGGGCGTGTGTACAACGGAGCGAACTTGCCCGCCCGATCCGGGGCGCCGGAAAGCTCGATGAAGTCGCTGTCGACACCGGGAGGCGGGACGTACAACGAAATCATGTTCGGTGACACAGCCGGTAGCGAGCTGCTTCATTACTTCGCCGGCAAGGATCAAAAGACCGACGTCGCGAACATGCGCAGGGAATCGATCGTCGCGAATGCAACGATGATCGTGGGCGCGAACAACACCGAGATCACTGGAGGATCCCGCACGGAGAGCGTCGGAGCCAATGACACGCTCACGATTGGCGCAAACCAGGACATCATGATTGGTGGCAATTCCGCGATGCGCATGGGTGGCAATCACGAGCACACCGCGGGGGCCAACGAGGTCAACACCGTGGGCGTGTCGCAGTCGATCCTCATAGGCGGCAATGTGAGCGAAACCGTCGGTGGGACCGTCACGGAAACCTATGGAGCGTCTCGTAAAACGAATATTGGAGGCGCCATGGCTGAAAGCTTTGGCGGAATGCTCTCGGTGTCCGTCGGTGGAAATGTCGACGAAAAATGTGCATCGCATTCGCTCGACGTGAGCGCATCGCGTTTCATAGCCATTGCGGGGAACGAAACGAACACCATCGGCGGTAGCAATTCAACGGTCGTGGGATCTTTCTCGCTCGAGGCCAGTGGCGGAGCGCAAAACCTCACGGTGAGCGGCAACATCATTCGAAATGGCCCATTCCACCTCACGGCATCGGCTTATGAAGAGGACATCAAGGCCGTCAAAGCCAACGCCAAACTCACGAACATGTCGATCAGCGTCATTACACTGAGGGCCATTGGCATGACCCGCGACGTGATGGGAATTTGCAATTACAAGTTCGGCGCAAAACCGAACAAGTGGGGTTTCAAGGACGAATTCGATGGTGGCACCATCATCGTCGCGCCGGTGGGCATCTTGGCCTCGGGCGCGCACCACGCAGGTGGCGGGCCGGACATCAATTGATTGTGCGTGATTCACGAGCGTTGGGGTAACTCATGAGCAGCTACGATTTTACTTTTGCATGCGAAGGGATAGGCGGAATCGCCCAAGCATGGGATCCCCTTCGTGTCGTGCGGTTTCGCGGCACCGAAGCGCTTTCGACTCCCTATCGATACGACGTCACGCTGCTCGATGTGGCCGCCATGATTCCCGTCGGCGAGCTCATTGGCAAACGAGCGTCCCTGCGCATTGCAACGTCGTCGGTGCCCGCCTACAAGACCGTGCACGGCATCGTCACGGAAGCCGAGGAAATCAGCACATTGCCCGAGGGACGCACCTTGCGCGTGATCATCGAGCCTCCGTGGACGCGAGCGAAACACAAAAGGCATTGTCGCATTTTTTTGCAAAAATCGCTACGCCACATCGTCGAGTCGGTCTTGCAATCCGATAAACTATTAAAGAAAGCCAATTCAGAGGAGCTCGGCCCCGACCTCGGCGGAATCGATTTCACCCCCGCACTCGAAACATTTGCGTGGCGCATCGTCGATACCCAGCGCCTCGACGACGCCCGCGTATCCCCATTCGTCGTGCAATACAACGAGAGCGACTTTGCTTTCGTCTCGCGGCTGCTCGAAGCGGAAGGCATCAGTTATCACTTCGAACATGGCGCCGATACGGTATTGCTCGTCTTCAGCGATTCAGATAGCGGCAAACCTCGCTTGACGCCGGCCGTCGTCGGTACCGGCATCAATGGCCGGGAGATTCGCGGCTTCTTCACAGGCGCAAGGCTGAAACCCGCAGCCGTGACGCTTGGCGATTACAATTGGAAGCAACCCGATGTGAACATGTCGGCATCGGCGGGCTCGAAAGGCGCGGATTCATTCGAACAAGTTTACCCGGGCGGCTATCCGGACCACGCGAACCAAGGTGCGCCGCTCGCTCACGTGCTGCTCGGCAGGCACAAAACGGAAGCGCGATTTGCTCGTGGTAATGGCTGGCTGCGCGTACTCGGCGCGGGCAGCATCTTCGAGCTCGAGCACAAGACTGCGCGATTCGAAGGTGAATACCTCGTCACGTCGCTCGACGTGCAAGCTGAACAAGCAGGCGTGCTCCAAAGTAACCCTGCTGGCTCCATCGAACCATTTGCGGCGAGCTTCGTATGCGCCCGTCGCGGCAGCGGAAAAGCCGTGGAGGACAGCGGATTTCGACCGGCGCATTCGACACCGCGTCCCCAAATCGTTGGATCTCAAACGGCCATCGTCACGGCTGAACCATCCGCATCGGGAGCCGAAATCAACGTCGGTGGGCCTGCGGGCACGGACATTGGTTGCGTGCGGCTCAGGTTTCACTGGGATACGGATTCGGCGCGACTTGCGAAAGAGCCTTCGAGCTGTTGGGTGCGCGTCAATGAACCATTTGCGGGCAGCGGAATGGGTGGCGTTTGGCATCCACGCGTGGGCACCGAGGTCATCGTCGAATTCGAGGACGGCAATCCCGATAGGCCCGTCGTCGTCGGACGCGTCTACAATGGCATTCATCGTCCCTACCACGGCGGAGCGCCCAACATCAGCACGCTGAAATCGAATGCGAGCCCCGGTGGAGCCGTACACAATGAAATCACCTTCGACGATACCGCCGGCGGCGAGCTCATTTATACGAACGCCGGCAAGGACATGGAAACCGACGTCGGCAACGATCGCGTCGAGACCGTAGCAGCAAATGCATTCATGAAGGTCGGCGGCAACGACACGGAGACGATTGGCGCCAATTGCAGCGTGACCATTGGTGTCAATGAAATGGTCACCGTCGGTGGAAATGACACGGCAACGATCGCAGGCAACGTGTCGACCGCCATCGGCGCGAACAGCATGACGATGATTGGCGGCAACGAAGCGCACGTCGTGGGCGCGAATCAATCGATCATCATTGGTGCGAATCACACCGAGGTCGTCGGTGGCAATTTGTCCGAGAAAATCGGCGGTACGCTCACGACGACCGTCGCTGCGGCTGAAAGCCAATCCATTGGTGCGGACCGATCGACGACCATTGCGGGAGCGCACACGCAATCATTTGGCGCCACGCACGTGAAAATCGTCGATGGCAACCGAAGCCTGGAATGCGCCGATCTCACGACGGACATCGGCGGATCGTCGATCCGGCTCGTGGGTGGTTCGATCACCACGACCGTCGGGGGCGAGCACACCATGAACACCGGTGCCGGTGCCATTTTCCTGGCCCCCAAATACAGCGCGCTCGATTCCAATCGCAGCGACGTCGACACGACCAAAATCAAAATCACAGGACTCACGCTCACGATTGGCGGAATTCAACTCGGCGCTTCGGGATCCATGTCCGTCACCGCCGCCGTCAATGCCAATCTCGGGGGACTCAGCTTGGAGTTTTACGGCGCCAAACTACACGTCTACGGCCTTCTCACCGGGTGCAATGGAGGCGACGTGCAAAACAATGGCATCAAGACTCGGGCTGGATTCAACATTTATCTTTGACGCTTGATCGAGGGCAAGCCATGAACGGCAATGATTTTCAATTCGCAGTGGAAGGCATGACCTCCGTCGAGGGGCCGTGGAAATACCTTCGAGTCGTCCGCGCCTCGGGCGAAGAAGCGATGAGCCGGCTGTTTCGTTATGAAGTCATTGCTTTGCTGAAGGGCGATGATGCCGACCCACAGGATTTCGTCGGCAAACGCGCGAGCTTGCGAATTGCGACGCTTTCGGAGCCGGCCTATCGGCTCGTGCACGGCGTCGTCACCGAAGCCGAAGATGCCGGTCTCGACGCCCAAGGCCCCATTTACCGAATCGTCGTCGAACCACCTCTGGTCCGCGCACGTTATCGCAAGCGTTACCGCATTTTCCTCGACAAAACGTTGCGACGGATCATCGAAACGGTGTTGCAAGCCGATGCTGGTATGGCGCTCGTTTCCGGCTCCCAGCTCGAACCGCCCACGAGCGGACCGACGTATCAACCGGCTGCGGAACGTTTTACGTGGCGCATTTCATCGAGCGCGCGCCTGGACGACCCGAAAGCCCGCCCGTACGTCGTCCAATACGGCGAAAGCGACCTCGATTTCGTTTCGCGACTTCTCGAAGAAGAGGGCATCAGCTACCATTTCGAGCACAATGACGACGCAAGTTTGCTCGTCCTGTCGGACAAGGACTTTGGCCGGCCTCGCGTGCCGTTCGATGATACGTTCGGCCCAGGCAAAGCCGGTCGAGCCATTGGGCAATTCCGCGTTGGAGGAAGGCTGCGCGCATCGAGCGTGCAATTGGGCGAATACAATTGGGAAAAACCTGCCGCCGACATGAGCGCGAAAGCGAATGCCAAGGCGGGCAGCGATTTGTCCGAGTATTCGTATCCAGGCGGGTACCTCGAGAGCGCGGAGCTCGGCAAGCCACTCGCATTCGTCAAAGTCGAAGCGCTGCACACCGAAGCATCGTTTGCCCACGGACAAGGCACGACGCGGGTATTGGCTCCGGGCGCCATTTTCACGCTCGAACACCCGAAAGCGCGTTACGACGGCGAATACCTCGTAACGGGTACGCTCGTACGGGCCTATCAACATGGCGTTCTGTCCGTGGATCCGCCGGATGCGCCGGCCGAGCCTTATCACGTGCAACTGCAATGCGCATGTCGCGGGCGCGGCAAGGACGTTTCCGAAAGCCTATTTCGCCCGCCTCGATCGACGCCGAAGCCGCGCATTTTCGGGACTCAAACCGCGTTCGTCACCGCGGAACCCGGCGCCGCCGGAGAAATCAACATTGGCGGTCCAGGCTCGATTGGTTGCGTTCGCGTCGCTTTCCATTGGGATACGGAGAAATCACGCCTCGCCAAAGAACCGTCGAGCAAGTGGGTTCGCGTGAGTGAGCCATTTGCACGCGGCGGTCAAGGCGGAATCTGGCATCCACGCATCGGCACCGAGGTCATTGTCGAATTCGAGGAAGGTGATCCGGATAGGCCCGTCGTAACGGGTCGCGTCTACAATGGCAAAAATCGTCCGGCGCAAACGGCGCCCACGCATAGCACGATGTGGTCTCTTTCGACACCGGGCGGCGGCGTTCGTAATGAAATCAGTTTCGAGGACACCGCCGGCAGTGAGCGAATTTACACGAATGCCGGCAAGAACATGACGGCGGACGTCGGCAACAATCGCACCGAAAACGTGGGTGCAAACGCATTCATGACCGTCGGGAGCAACGACACGGAGCTCATTGGAGCAAACCAAACCATTCAAATCGGCGGAAACGACACGCTCGACGTCGGCGCCAATCAAACCGAAACCATCGGCGCCAACCAATCTCGCGTCATTGGCGGCAGTCGCACGATGATGATCGGTGGCAACGAAACGCGAAAAAACGGCGCAAATCACGCAAACGTCGTCGGCGCAGCGCTCAATGAGGGCATCGGGGGAAACGTTCTCGAAAACTATGGCGCAGCTCGAAGCACCAGCATCGGAGCAGCCTTTACCGAGGAAGATGGCGCGACGAGAACGCAGAGCGTTGGCGGCCTCGTCTTCCAGCAATACGGCGGCAATCACACGACGACCGTGGGGGGCAATCGCGAAATCAAAACCGGCGGAATGCAGGGTGAATTGGTTGGCGGCAGCGTCACGACGGACATTGCCGCTTCGGAGACGGTCGACATCGGCGCGACGGCCATTCACATTGCAGGCGGTCCCATCACGCACCAGGCCGCCAGCATGGACCTCAATATGCTGGCCAAAGTGCACTTGATCGGCGTCAAGCTCAATATGTTCGTCGCCGACATGGGAGCCTACGGATCATCGTCGGCATACGGCGTCCTCCGAGCAGCGGTGCGAGGTTCGACCATTGAAGCAGCCGGATTCAAAATTGAAAAAACCGGCCTCAAGCTCGACGTTTCCGGCGTAAAACGCACGACCGACGGCGCACGGCTCGCCGCGGTCGGCGTACTCATCCACCCTTCCGGAATGCACGTCAAAACCTGATGAATGCCCGAATGCTCGGAGTTTTCGCGTGAAAACGATCAAACCCATGAAGCTCGGCATTCTCACCAGAACGTTCGAGCTCGATCGTAAACATTACTTCGTTCCAACCGTCCTCGTTTTTTGCGATCTCGGACCCGAGCGTTGCCTTTTCCCCGAAGTCGAATTGTGGCAACTCGCCGCGAACGAATTGGGCAAAGAAGCCGTCATCGACGAATGCATGCCCAAAGAGCGCGGCGAGCTGCTCGTGCATGGCCGCTGCTTCACCGCAGGTCGCGTGCCGCGCACCGCGGCCTCCGCGCGCGTAAAAGTTGGCAGCATCGACAAAACTCTTTACGTGATTGGTGATCGCACCTGGCGGCGCGATGGCGTACCGGGCGAACCACAACCCTTCACCGAAATGCCCATTCATTATTCCCGTGCTTTCGGCGGCGAGGGATACCCGCAGAACCCCATCGGTGTCGGGTTTGCCAAGGCCAAGGAAAACGGCCAAGAAGTCCACCGCTTGCCGAACATCGAGTTGCCTGGCAAACTCATTCAATCAAAGTCGGACAAACCCACGCCCGCCGGTTTCGGTCCGTACGATTTGTTATGGGCACAACGCTGGCCCAAAATCGGCACGTACGACACGAAATGGGTTCGCGAACAACTCCCCGGGCTCGCCAAAGACATGGATTTATCCATTTGGAATGCAGCGCCCGAAGACCAACAGCTCACATCGGGATTTTTCGAGGGAGTCGAGGACATCCTCATCCAAAACATGCATCCCGACATTCCGCAAATCGAGGGCCGTTTGCCCGGCGTGATTGGCCGATGTTTCGTCACGCAACGAACGCCAAACGGTGAAGTCTTCTGCGAAATTCCATTGCGGCTCGACACCATTCAACTGTTTCCACATCGGCAACGATGCGCCTTGTCATTTCGAGGTTTGTGGCCCATTGCGGAGGACGATGCGGACGACATCGTTCACCTCCTCGTTGCTTGCGATGATCGCGTAGCCCCGCGGCCCATCGACCATTACCGTGCCGTGCTCGAAAAAAGGCTCGATCCCAAGCGCGAGGTTTCCGAGGCATTCCGAGATAGCGATCTCATGCCGCCCAATTTGGGCAAAGGCGTCGGTATGGGCGAGATCGACGCCATGTTCGATCTCACGCGATCGGAAAACCTGCTCCAGAAAAACCTTTCCGAACGAGCGCGAAAGGAAGCAGAACGGACACGAGCCGCCATTGTGGAAAGTGGCGGTGATCCGAATAGCATTCCGCCCTACGAGCCACCCAAACTCATCGATGGGCCCAGGTTTCAGGATCTATCGGATTTTGTTGATCAATCTCAGCGCGACCTTGCCGAAACGCAAGACAAACTCGATTCGACACAGAAGAGCATCTTGGAGGCGACGCGCAAGCGCTACGCAGCCGCGGGCGTGGATTACGATGCTGAAATCCGCAAAATGAAAAAGGAAAACGCCGGTCCGCCAAAGTTTTCCGCTGACAAAGAGCTCGAACGCCTGCGCGACATTCAAACGCTCTGCCGAAACGCAAATATCGAAAGCGCCGACCTCGACGCAGCCCTGGCGAATCCCGAAA is a genomic window of Polyangiaceae bacterium containing:
- a CDS encoding zinc ribbon domain-containing protein, with product MFCPNCGTQNTEQATTCTKCGFNLKGAAAPKFKGTMLMSQQPPTAPASPLAPLPAPPPPPMAGAPPAPPMAAAPPPPMAGFEGQGLAGTVVGVPPAGLGPTAAPSPLAAPPPPPGYPPVGGAAPPPFEPSPGLGSTVAFDHVPGMPLPGPGAPPGASPGLPSPGAFPPPGGPPPGGGFGAAPPGGPAGQYGAPPPAGGPGGAPGGYGAPPPAGQYGAPPPGGQFGGAPPGGQFGGAPPGGPGGQYGAPPQGGQYGAPPQGGMMQPYGGGGMGAPMGGPMGGGMMMGGQGGGMQGPRGQTRNPTTALLGTLFCCGMYHLFGGYGMLNELKEYTKDESLQPWHLFIPILNLLMILKLPDIVTRAKQTAGSRNPQSAGLVLYLFLFPFALAKDLNQVWDPSSEG
- a CDS encoding DUF2752 domain-containing protein, coding for MISPPTTSPALRANSTPLRRAGGVALVACAFVLAFVLRIPLCPFAIVTRHPCPGCGLTRAGVALLQGHLHDAMRLHPLVIPIVPIVGLVVLQGTYNYVRHGRWYTFAFVQSRTITIGTIILGVALIAVWIARFFGAFGGPVAV
- a CDS encoding hemerythrin domain-containing protein; this encodes MDALDLLEQQHREVTELLDRLAVEASGEENDATIEAVLRAVEAHVRIEEAYVYVACASKLRGDGRAEVAGEQRAGILSALRLLGETSPSDPQFRDHVATLSERFAQHADAEEDAVFPKLKRTLTDEALDVLGEALERAHHRFLFEDKPFFEMEPVSSTRPSARSLRARARRSSAIVRSGVRAKIRPTSL
- a CDS encoding serine/threonine protein kinase, translated to MKFRTQSSGEACSEYQGIAVPDASGLVFEGVVGVGGMGIVYRVRDAHSGKRFALKTIRPHCAADAGTVGRFWREITFAARVAHPNVAPVLGHGRLSDGRPYALMELYQGRTLGAMVRQDGPLPMARAIDIVDQVLAGLDAVHAAGIVHRDLTPENVFVEPNPDGSDRVVLLDFGFAHEPGVDTGDGVTVDSRGALVGTMGFMSPEQMTRGRAITTRSDLFVAAVLLYFALSGKLPFRGEAPVDMTVALLRRSPIPLRVERRNVPRALDLLIERALAKHPDARFANAAEMRAALAGAGRRKARMSVSGEMAAR